The Paraburkholderia sp. ZP32-5 genome includes a window with the following:
- a CDS encoding carbohydrate kinase family protein: MATLICGSLAYDNIMTFEGRFREHILPEQVHILNVSFLVPTMRREFGGCAGNIAYALNLLGGDARIMGAIGAVDAQLYMDRLAQLGLSTENVLVVPDTYSAQAMITTDLENNQITAFHPGAMMQSHKNRADEVAGITLGIVAPDGYDGMVQHAEQLAAAGVPFIFDPGQGLPLFDGETLRRIIELATYVAVNDYEARLVSNKTGWSTEEIAAKVDALIITLGENGAQIHHGGGIEEIPAVKAKQVLDPTGCGDAFRGGLLYGIENGLGWATTGRLASLMGALKIEQQGPQNYSPSRAEINERFKQAFGYDLP; encoded by the coding sequence TTGGCTACGCTCATCTGCGGCTCGCTCGCCTACGACAACATCATGACCTTCGAAGGCCGCTTTCGGGAGCACATCCTGCCGGAGCAGGTCCACATCCTGAACGTGAGCTTTCTGGTGCCGACCATGCGCCGCGAGTTCGGCGGCTGCGCGGGCAACATCGCCTACGCGCTGAATCTGCTGGGCGGCGACGCACGTATCATGGGCGCGATCGGCGCAGTCGACGCGCAGCTCTATATGGATCGGCTCGCGCAGCTCGGCCTGTCGACCGAGAACGTGCTCGTCGTACCCGACACCTACTCGGCGCAGGCGATGATCACGACCGACCTCGAGAACAACCAGATCACCGCGTTCCATCCGGGCGCGATGATGCAATCGCATAAGAATCGCGCCGACGAAGTGGCGGGCATCACGCTCGGCATCGTCGCGCCGGACGGCTACGACGGCATGGTGCAGCACGCCGAGCAACTGGCGGCCGCGGGCGTGCCGTTCATCTTCGATCCGGGCCAGGGCTTGCCGCTGTTCGACGGCGAGACACTCCGGCGCATCATTGAACTTGCTACTTATGTTGCGGTCAACGACTACGAAGCCAGGCTGGTGAGCAACAAGACCGGCTGGTCGACCGAAGAGATCGCCGCCAAGGTCGACGCACTGATCATCACGCTCGGTGAAAACGGTGCGCAGATCCATCACGGCGGCGGCATCGAAGAGATTCCCGCGGTCAAGGCGAAGCAGGTACTCGACCCCACCGGTTGCGGCGATGCATTTCGCGGCGGCTTGCTGTACGGTATCGAGAATGGACTGGGCTGGGCGACTACCGGCCGCCTCGCCAGTCTGATGGGTGCATTGAAAATCGAGCAGCAAGGCCCGCAAAACTACTCGCCCAGCCGGGCGGAGATCAACGAGCGGTTCAAGCAGGCCTTCGGATACGACCTGCCGTGA
- a CDS encoding glycine zipper 2TM domain-containing protein, with protein MRTTSRLIVATLIAGSLAMSGCAVNSSSPDVFTASQAQREQTVRMGTVDSVRAVRISSNNGQPSGVGALGGAALGALAGSSIGGGRGSVATGIVGGIGGAVAGNAVENRVAMRDGLEITVRLDNGDMRAITQTSTGEVFRAGDRVRLLSSGGVTRVTH; from the coding sequence ATGAGAACAACGAGTCGCCTGATCGTCGCCACCTTGATCGCCGGTTCGCTGGCCATGTCGGGGTGTGCGGTCAACAGCAGTTCTCCCGACGTCTTCACCGCGTCACAAGCGCAACGTGAACAGACGGTTCGCATGGGCACGGTCGATAGCGTACGCGCAGTGCGGATCAGCTCGAACAACGGCCAGCCGAGCGGCGTCGGCGCACTCGGCGGCGCGGCGCTCGGCGCGCTCGCCGGCAGCTCGATCGGCGGCGGCCGCGGTTCGGTCGCCACCGGGATCGTCGGCGGCATCGGCGGCGCAGTCGCCGGCAACGCGGTCGAGAACCGCGTCGCGATGCGCGACGGCCTCGAGATCACCGTGCGGCTCGACAACGGCGACATGCGTGCGATCACCCAGACTTCCACTGGCGAGGTGTTCCGCGCCGGCGATCGCGTCCGGCTGCTGTCGAGCGGCGGCGTCACGCGCGTGACTCATTAA